In Microvenator marinus, one genomic interval encodes:
- a CDS encoding YhjD/YihY/BrkB family envelope integrity protein — translation MGEKASAWKRFRGGDWDDIPGWQFNVLVPLLSVGFAIREFFRDRAMILASSLAYTTAISLVPLLSVVTSALAIFGAFDESNQSLVFYLEPVFPSAASQAAEHLSLFAQTSAASVGGISALIFLVIAIFLFMDIERAFNAIWHARNDRPILRKILTFYFVVTFGPVLASTSVGLTARTQLVVDRFGLETGFLVSIVPFFIAFLLFTLMNQLLPNTKVHWSAAIAGGLFTALAFEAVKFGFNVYVSQVILESYNKIYGALGLIPLCLIWIYICWILVLLGAELAYTIQNLRTIVEVDAAKERTPLKQKRNIYNPLVGLEILAPVARHFKGGHGALKEADLIRQTGYDENFLREVVAELESLGAVKAVEVENDERAVMPAKMLDDVSLVPIAEHFFDFTEPNSVPMQKLQGDIRRVTLEQLGGKTALALVPHNDHFLRSWTPPEYPEELVSGAHARQAYLDPDADASQSAEIPKSTNSSPLSGHSSTEGKALSRSEDTSASIEVSDELVVEAIEAPKPAPSSSTALRQETARLQTQESSTDTQDSLKARLKRSLSAPKPEPEEIDIDLGDDWAEIDLEDMSDIDAQLRETAELSVDKSGESA, via the coding sequence ATGGGAGAAAAGGCTTCAGCGTGGAAACGCTTTCGGGGCGGCGATTGGGATGACATTCCGGGATGGCAGTTTAACGTGCTTGTGCCACTGCTCTCGGTAGGTTTCGCCATCCGCGAGTTCTTTCGCGACCGCGCGATGATCCTCGCGTCCTCGCTCGCCTACACCACGGCGATTTCGCTCGTTCCACTGCTCTCCGTGGTGACCTCAGCGTTGGCTATTTTTGGGGCCTTCGACGAATCGAATCAGAGTCTGGTCTTTTATCTGGAGCCGGTCTTTCCTAGCGCTGCGTCGCAGGCTGCCGAGCATCTGAGCCTTTTTGCTCAAACCAGTGCGGCGAGCGTCGGGGGAATCAGCGCGCTGATTTTTCTGGTGATCGCCATTTTCCTCTTTATGGATATCGAGCGTGCTTTCAACGCGATCTGGCATGCCCGAAACGATCGTCCGATTCTCCGAAAAATTCTTACGTTCTATTTTGTGGTCACGTTCGGCCCCGTACTCGCCTCGACGTCGGTGGGTCTGACGGCCCGAACCCAGCTCGTGGTGGACAGGTTTGGCCTCGAGACGGGTTTTTTGGTTTCGATCGTCCCGTTTTTCATCGCCTTTCTCTTGTTCACCCTGATGAACCAGCTGCTCCCGAACACCAAAGTACACTGGAGCGCGGCGATTGCCGGCGGGTTGTTTACAGCGCTTGCGTTTGAGGCCGTGAAGTTTGGATTTAATGTCTATGTCTCCCAGGTCATTTTAGAGAGCTACAACAAGATTTATGGCGCGTTGGGGCTCATCCCCCTTTGCCTAATCTGGATCTATATCTGTTGGATTCTGGTGCTCCTTGGGGCTGAGCTGGCCTACACGATTCAAAATCTGCGAACCATTGTTGAGGTTGATGCGGCCAAAGAGCGAACACCACTCAAACAAAAGCGAAACATCTACAATCCACTGGTGGGGCTTGAGATCTTAGCGCCAGTCGCGCGCCATTTTAAGGGCGGACACGGGGCTCTCAAAGAGGCCGATTTGATCCGGCAAACAGGCTATGATGAGAACTTCTTGAGGGAAGTCGTGGCGGAGCTCGAGAGCCTGGGGGCTGTCAAGGCGGTGGAAGTCGAAAACGATGAGCGGGCCGTGATGCCGGCCAAAATGCTAGACGATGTTTCTCTGGTGCCCATTGCTGAGCATTTCTTTGATTTTACCGAGCCGAATTCGGTTCCGATGCAAAAACTCCAGGGCGATATCCGGCGCGTGACGCTTGAGCAGCTTGGTGGAAAGACCGCGCTGGCTTTGGTTCCGCACAACGATCACTTTTTGCGCTCGTGGACGCCCCCGGAGTATCCAGAGGAACTCGTGTCCGGAGCACATGCGCGACAAGCCTACCTCGACCCTGATGCCGATGCTTCGCAATCTGCGGAGATTCCCAAGTCTACGAATTCATCGCCTCTTAGCGGGCACTCCTCTACCGAGGGCAAGGCGCTTTCCAGAAGTGAGGATACGTCGGCGAGCATCGAAGTTTCCGACGAGTTGGTTGTGGAGGCAATTGAGGCGCCCAAACCTGCTCCGAGCTCTTCAACCGCGCTGCGGCAAGAGACTGCTCGTTTGCAGACTCAGGAATCCTCCACGGACACTCAAGACTCGCTCAAGGCGCGGCTGAAGCGAAGCCTTAGCGCGCCAAAACCCGAGCCCGAAGAGATCGATATCGACCTGGGCGACGATTGGGCAGAGATCGACCTCGAAGACATGAGCGATATTGACGCTCAACTGCGAGAGACGGCTGAATTGTCGGTTGATAAGTCAGGGGAGTCAGCTTAA
- a CDS encoding YdcH family protein produces MTHLAPSSIADLRTLQSEHELLEHRLEALKARKSHSPEERYEIQVIKKRKLALKDRIRELS; encoded by the coding sequence ATGACCCATCTGGCACCTTCCTCAATCGCCGATTTGCGAACCCTTCAGTCGGAGCACGAACTCCTTGAGCATCGCCTCGAAGCTCTCAAGGCCCGTAAATCTCACTCACCCGAGGAACGCTATGAGATTCAGGTCATCAAAAAGAGGAAACTCGCCCTAAAAGACAGGATTCGTGAGTTAAGCTGA
- a CDS encoding HEAT repeat domain-containing protein, which produces MGLKFGKNLLGALGASLLLSTTAWADAGSVRYSYEKVEVGSTVEWVLVPKTEAVLTGKPTIATVTSAFEALRKDKRSTYLKSALTVKGKTPSSANVSVQIDPAASRYALIIMAETVYTLTEIGVPGVEFPGYANGALAREDVPFSGYALTVPLWKVVPSTSSPQILARMPNGELVSSEQIVQRWKSKDQALVDQVYSYLQAKDPYTVTSVAKVLPELKIPYAEQVAALLKDERSQVRSTALEVLESVRDQPVVLDAVVAYMNTEKDDAAAAKAAAFLGKAKDKKFAVQQHLFALKRGDEKLAVEAAKALAGFKDERVPTALAAALEDKRLPVAKASADALESVGGVSEQKAALTNSKVVAEVKLQVAGHLAEQKADDSKVAGQGFLARNDVEHKAVSAVEALAKVKSDAARSNVEDLLKSEKRYLRVAAANSLVERGDAASLPAFAAAAKSVTEPNLEELAFQIVMKESLNAIQTRTKDSNPILRRVAYRALGEKAQKENAGSRVFNTLKDGLGNSDPLIRGASARALGAFADSKSAEALKPVAKDRDAKVRADVALAIGRFKNGELAEELTALLEDKNELVKANALRAIGMRGDAFAWKTVVGSVGDKNAEIRAAAVEALPSLVSRDDAQGVRDAIGTLSAAVNDDSTDVQIAAIKSLGTFNSDAAVTGIAFQLGANDDDVRLAAVNALGATGHSSAASVVANAAADPNRNVRVAVVEALTKLKGPDARRALEQRSQQEKDPELLELISASIKKL; this is translated from the coding sequence ATGGGATTGAAATTTGGAAAGAATCTTTTGGGTGCTTTGGGTGCGTCACTTTTGCTCAGCACCACTGCCTGGGCGGATGCGGGAAGCGTGCGCTACTCCTACGAGAAGGTTGAGGTTGGATCGACCGTGGAGTGGGTTCTAGTCCCCAAGACAGAAGCCGTGTTGACAGGAAAGCCGACGATTGCAACCGTAACTTCAGCGTTTGAAGCGCTCAGGAAGGATAAACGTTCGACGTATCTCAAGTCCGCGTTGACCGTGAAAGGCAAGACCCCTTCTAGCGCCAATGTGAGCGTGCAAATCGATCCCGCGGCATCTCGCTACGCCCTAATCATCATGGCGGAAACCGTCTACACGCTGACAGAGATCGGTGTGCCTGGCGTTGAGTTCCCAGGATACGCCAACGGCGCTTTGGCTCGCGAGGACGTACCTTTCTCGGGCTACGCACTCACTGTTCCGCTTTGGAAGGTGGTTCCAAGTACTTCAAGCCCTCAGATTTTGGCGCGTATGCCAAACGGCGAGTTAGTGAGCAGCGAGCAAATAGTCCAGCGTTGGAAGTCCAAGGATCAGGCGCTTGTTGACCAAGTCTACTCGTACCTTCAGGCCAAAGACCCATACACCGTGACGTCGGTTGCGAAGGTCCTACCTGAACTCAAGATCCCTTACGCCGAGCAGGTGGCGGCTCTTTTGAAAGATGAGCGCTCACAAGTCAGGTCCACTGCGCTCGAAGTCTTGGAGTCTGTCCGAGATCAGCCGGTCGTCTTAGACGCCGTGGTGGCCTACATGAACACCGAGAAAGATGATGCCGCAGCTGCCAAGGCAGCGGCTTTTCTGGGTAAAGCCAAAGATAAAAAGTTTGCAGTGCAACAACATCTTTTCGCGTTGAAGCGAGGGGATGAGAAGCTCGCAGTTGAAGCCGCGAAGGCGCTTGCAGGATTCAAAGATGAGCGCGTCCCAACGGCCCTGGCCGCCGCATTGGAAGATAAGCGACTTCCAGTTGCAAAGGCATCGGCTGACGCACTGGAGTCGGTCGGAGGTGTCTCCGAGCAGAAGGCAGCGCTCACCAACTCGAAAGTCGTGGCTGAGGTTAAACTTCAAGTGGCCGGGCATCTCGCTGAACAAAAGGCGGATGACTCCAAAGTCGCAGGACAAGGTTTCTTGGCCCGCAACGATGTGGAGCATAAGGCGGTAAGCGCAGTAGAGGCCCTTGCAAAGGTCAAGTCAGACGCTGCACGATCCAATGTGGAAGACCTGCTCAAGAGCGAGAAGCGCTATCTCAGGGTGGCTGCTGCCAACTCTCTTGTAGAGCGCGGAGACGCGGCATCGCTGCCGGCGTTTGCAGCTGCAGCAAAGTCTGTGACCGAGCCGAATCTCGAGGAGCTCGCCTTTCAGATCGTGATGAAAGAGTCATTGAATGCCATCCAAACCCGTACCAAGGATTCCAATCCTATCTTGCGTCGGGTTGCGTACAGAGCCTTGGGAGAAAAGGCTCAAAAGGAGAATGCCGGTTCAAGAGTGTTCAACACGTTGAAGGATGGACTTGGAAACTCGGACCCGCTCATTCGTGGCGCTTCAGCACGCGCTCTGGGAGCGTTTGCTGACTCAAAGTCGGCCGAGGCTCTTAAGCCAGTGGCAAAGGATCGAGACGCTAAGGTGAGGGCCGACGTGGCCTTGGCCATTGGCCGCTTTAAGAACGGCGAGCTCGCAGAAGAATTGACGGCACTGCTTGAGGATAAGAACGAGTTGGTTAAGGCAAATGCACTCAGAGCTATCGGAATGCGGGGCGATGCGTTCGCTTGGAAGACCGTTGTCGGCTCGGTTGGTGACAAGAATGCCGAGATTAGAGCGGCTGCTGTTGAAGCATTGCCAAGCCTCGTCAGCCGTGATGATGCACAGGGCGTACGGGACGCGATCGGAACTTTGAGCGCCGCTGTGAACGACGATAGTACCGACGTGCAGATCGCGGCGATCAAGTCTCTCGGGACGTTCAATTCCGATGCAGCGGTCACGGGTATCGCCTTCCAATTGGGAGCCAATGACGATGATGTCCGCCTTGCTGCCGTTAACGCGTTGGGAGCTACCGGACATTCATCAGCCGCAAGTGTCGTGGCTAACGCTGCTGCAGACCCGAATCGCAACGTTCGTGTCGCAGTGGTGGAGGCGTTGACCAAGCTCAAAGGACCCGATGCTCGTCGTGCTCTTGAGCAACGATCTCAACAAGAGAAAGATCCTGAGCTCCTGGAGCTGATTAGTGCATCGATTAAGAAACTTTAA
- a CDS encoding DUF192 domain-containing protein yields the protein MHRLRNFKFVLVMVAGLFGCHEKIKAPSAAEQETAKVEAPVVEEEKPKAKDSRGQTCRDDRECTSYLRCIDGLCEEPPAMSGKVQIDTPRAIFQGPDGKELATFHLELAVAPYEQSRGLMYRRSMRPDWGMLFIYRRDEVLTFWMRNTLIPLDMVFLDASGTVQGVVRAEPLTETPRSVNKPGRYVLELNAGTAEKFGIAQGAQMKLEHVDPEYTP from the coding sequence GTGCATCGATTAAGAAACTTTAAATTCGTTCTCGTCATGGTCGCAGGGCTGTTCGGATGTCATGAGAAAATCAAGGCGCCGAGTGCCGCTGAGCAAGAGACCGCGAAAGTCGAGGCTCCGGTGGTGGAAGAGGAAAAGCCCAAAGCCAAAGATAGCCGCGGTCAGACGTGTCGCGACGACCGAGAGTGTACCTCTTATCTGAGATGCATTGACGGGCTCTGTGAAGAACCACCCGCTATGAGCGGCAAAGTGCAGATCGATACGCCACGAGCGATTTTTCAAGGGCCAGACGGGAAAGAACTCGCGACCTTCCATTTGGAGCTCGCGGTGGCACCGTACGAGCAGTCACGCGGATTGATGTATCGCCGCTCAATGCGCCCAGATTGGGGCATGTTGTTTATCTATCGGCGTGATGAAGTGCTGACGTTCTGGATGCGAAACACCTTGATTCCTCTGGATATGGTCTTCTTAGACGCTTCTGGAACTGTTCAGGGCGTTGTCAGGGCTGAGCCCCTCACCGAGACGCCTCGTTCAGTGAACAAGCCCGGACGCTACGTCTTGGAGCTTAACGCAGGAACCGCTGAGAAGTTTGGGATCGCCCAAGGCGCCCAAATGAAGCTCGAACACGTCGATCCAGAATACACACCATGA
- a CDS encoding tetratricopeptide repeat protein: MQYIIVTILLVFITGEGWAQTAVERWETGTLDSALVSGESAQDLVAKALGLLESGELEQPLKLLNRAETLGPDQDTRDWIVWGKARIARDRGDVETAERLLREVLSARPQAHAIRLELGKVLLSKGSKSEAVLVLDSFSSFFNNRLLKTSAELQIVSEAMALLGSFQDANHAAQLAYDDDPKNVRNLVSWGNLLLSKYNYRDADKNFREALDVQSEHPGALVGLAKVELEDSNSFNEARNLLDRAAMTSPLYPEVWTVNARISIFDSDCKEAMNHLDKVFKQRPNHLEARALELVCSYLGDNEKEFERQLESILETNPRYVDVFSTLSEFAVRAYRYDDAVRFDRRALQIEPGHSASLIGLGIGLSRTGKEDEALDVFRDAFDADPYNVRAFNMVELYEKKIPEYEFTEYPRFKIRAHQAQREAINHLVSPLVAEALDEFDAKYKFKPDPYLAVEVFPDAEVFSVRSVGVPNISPQGVCFGKVTVVRSPSDGNFNWAQVVWHELAHVYHIQISNSRVPRWFTEGMAEYETNVKDPAWSRHHDKELARGLVAGELKGVMDLDKGFTHARTLEEVLRAYHQASLVIHYLAQTHGYPKLVEMLRAWGAKKSNRSVYNDVLGVSPEDIDAGFRTWLLKRFMNFQNQLLVDLAKVGGAAEIRSELLKDSDNLRLRADLAVALYRDGNTSEALKELEAVLAASNPPSEARMVAALIYASEGRLKDAHEQGSLILGAAQDSYDLRMLMGSAAQGLEKVEEAEIHFHAATELFENGQDAWDALDKFALMRRDDQLAERALTRLFALDPHDTTIARRYGELMLERGDLESAKRAGERWMEIAPFDARAHQFIAEVALKSKDVAGAEEIWETALIVRNGEDREIILGAIKLAQEYKMADLETRWTKRAKELGLSDRQIQRALELR; encoded by the coding sequence TTGCAATACATCATCGTGACAATCCTGCTCGTCTTCATCACCGGTGAAGGCTGGGCACAAACGGCAGTCGAGCGTTGGGAAACGGGAACATTAGATTCGGCCTTGGTCTCAGGTGAATCCGCCCAAGACTTGGTGGCAAAGGCTCTGGGCCTTCTGGAATCAGGGGAGCTTGAGCAGCCGCTCAAACTCTTGAATCGTGCAGAGACGCTCGGACCCGACCAAGACACTCGCGATTGGATTGTGTGGGGGAAAGCTAGAATTGCTCGCGACCGCGGCGACGTTGAGACTGCGGAGCGGCTCTTGCGGGAAGTACTTAGCGCGAGACCTCAGGCCCACGCGATACGGCTCGAATTGGGAAAAGTGCTCTTGAGCAAAGGGTCAAAGAGTGAAGCCGTACTCGTGCTCGATTCGTTTAGCTCGTTCTTCAACAATCGCCTGCTCAAGACTTCGGCCGAATTGCAGATCGTGTCGGAGGCGATGGCTCTACTTGGGTCATTCCAGGACGCGAACCACGCCGCGCAACTAGCCTATGACGACGACCCAAAGAATGTGCGAAATCTAGTCTCGTGGGGAAATCTCTTGCTCTCGAAGTACAACTATCGGGACGCAGACAAGAATTTTCGTGAGGCGTTGGATGTGCAATCCGAGCATCCGGGGGCGCTGGTTGGATTAGCGAAGGTTGAACTTGAGGATTCTAATTCCTTTAACGAGGCCCGAAATCTGCTCGACCGGGCGGCGATGACTTCCCCGCTTTATCCAGAGGTGTGGACGGTTAACGCGAGGATTTCCATTTTTGATTCTGACTGCAAAGAAGCCATGAATCATTTGGACAAGGTCTTTAAGCAACGGCCGAATCACCTTGAAGCGCGTGCCTTGGAGCTCGTGTGTTCATACCTCGGAGACAATGAGAAGGAGTTTGAGAGGCAACTCGAGTCGATCTTGGAGACAAATCCTCGTTATGTGGATGTTTTTTCAACGTTGAGCGAGTTCGCAGTTCGCGCCTATCGCTATGATGATGCGGTGAGGTTTGATCGGCGTGCTCTTCAGATTGAGCCTGGGCATTCGGCTTCATTGATCGGGTTGGGCATTGGGCTTTCCCGCACAGGAAAAGAGGATGAGGCTCTGGATGTGTTTCGCGATGCGTTTGATGCGGACCCCTACAATGTCCGCGCCTTCAATATGGTGGAGCTCTACGAAAAGAAGATCCCTGAGTATGAATTCACCGAGTACCCGAGATTTAAGATTAGGGCCCACCAGGCACAACGAGAAGCGATCAATCATCTGGTCAGTCCGCTGGTGGCGGAAGCTCTTGATGAGTTTGACGCCAAATACAAGTTCAAGCCGGATCCGTATCTTGCGGTCGAGGTGTTTCCAGATGCGGAGGTCTTTTCGGTTCGCTCCGTTGGTGTCCCCAACATTAGTCCTCAAGGCGTGTGTTTCGGAAAAGTCACCGTGGTTCGCTCGCCGAGCGACGGTAACTTCAATTGGGCTCAGGTCGTCTGGCACGAGCTCGCGCACGTCTATCATATCCAGATTTCAAACTCGCGGGTCCCGAGGTGGTTCACCGAAGGCATGGCGGAGTACGAGACCAACGTCAAGGACCCCGCTTGGTCGAGGCATCACGACAAAGAGCTAGCGCGTGGGCTTGTCGCCGGTGAGCTCAAGGGAGTGATGGACCTCGACAAAGGCTTTACGCACGCAAGAACGCTCGAGGAAGTCTTGCGTGCCTACCACCAGGCCAGTCTTGTCATTCATTACCTGGCTCAAACTCATGGTTATCCAAAGCTTGTGGAGATGTTGCGGGCGTGGGGAGCAAAGAAATCCAATCGTAGCGTCTACAATGATGTGCTTGGGGTTAGTCCAGAGGACATCGATGCCGGATTCCGCACCTGGTTGTTGAAGCGATTCATGAACTTCCAGAACCAGCTTCTCGTGGACTTGGCGAAGGTGGGCGGAGCAGCGGAGATTCGAAGCGAGCTCTTGAAGGATTCCGATAATTTGCGGCTTCGAGCCGATTTGGCGGTGGCCCTATACCGAGACGGCAATACATCTGAGGCGCTGAAGGAGCTAGAAGCCGTTCTGGCGGCATCTAACCCTCCAAGTGAGGCCCGAATGGTGGCCGCACTCATCTACGCGTCTGAGGGGCGCCTGAAGGACGCTCATGAGCAAGGTAGCTTAATCTTGGGCGCCGCCCAAGATTCGTATGACCTGAGAATGCTGATGGGATCTGCGGCGCAAGGGCTCGAAAAGGTAGAAGAGGCCGAGATTCACTTTCATGCGGCGACCGAGCTTTTTGAGAACGGACAAGACGCCTGGGATGCGCTCGATAAGTTTGCGCTGATGCGGCGTGACGACCAACTTGCGGAAAGGGCACTTACCCGTCTCTTTGCGCTGGACCCTCATGATACGACCATCGCACGGCGTTATGGGGAGCTGATGCTTGAGCGTGGTGATCTCGAGTCGGCGAAGCGGGCAGGGGAGCGCTGGATGGAGATTGCCCCGTTTGATGCCCGAGCGCATCAGTTCATCGCCGAAGTCGCCTTGAAATCCAAGGACGTCGCGGGGGCAGAGGAAATCTGGGAGACAGCGTTGATTGTGCGAAACGGCGAGGACCGCGAAATCATTCTGGGAGCCATCAAGCTCGCCCAAGAGTACAAAATGGCGGACCTTGAGACTCGATGGACGAAGAGAGCGAAAGAGTTGGGTCTCTCAGATCGGCAGATTCAACGTGCGCTCGAACTTAGGTGA
- a CDS encoding ATP-grasp domain-containing protein, translating to MKHIGIIGGGQLGVMLGESINKLGSTAYALGPQGSPASKFLAEFQPGDLKSQSDISEFAKGKDAIVLEVEHVDPLLLEAIECPVFPRLDTLETCRHRRLEKEFLRDHELPHAQWDFVDSIDAAANTRFEFPCVSKTTVGGYDGLGQGIQGSQDRLVKSLESASAEQLQHGFVLEELIELYTEVSCIVATDSNGDQVAFPVIENFHKHHVLDLSILPAEIPRNLADLVTETAKETARLLGSPGLITVEFFVTQVKPRGPHRSADGFYLLINEIAPRPHNSGHLTRCGTSISQFDALARILVGIPLVEPTLANASGTWAMCNLLSDLWLPSKTLNTDALRAFPNIHEFFLYGKDPTRPKRKMGHVITHEPNAESARKNMDELRAHLSSSAR from the coding sequence GTGAAACACATCGGAATCATTGGAGGGGGACAACTTGGCGTCATGCTCGGGGAGTCCATTAACAAACTTGGATCAACCGCTTACGCACTGGGTCCCCAAGGGTCGCCTGCCTCGAAGTTCTTGGCCGAATTTCAACCTGGCGACCTCAAGTCACAGTCCGATATTTCCGAGTTTGCGAAGGGTAAAGACGCGATTGTGCTCGAGGTCGAACACGTAGACCCCCTGCTCCTTGAAGCAATTGAATGCCCAGTCTTTCCACGCCTAGACACACTCGAGACATGTCGCCACCGCCGACTCGAGAAAGAGTTCCTGCGAGACCACGAACTCCCGCATGCTCAGTGGGACTTCGTTGACTCCATCGACGCTGCTGCCAACACACGTTTTGAGTTCCCGTGCGTTTCTAAGACCACCGTGGGAGGCTACGACGGACTTGGTCAGGGAATCCAAGGTTCACAAGATCGGCTGGTAAAGTCACTGGAATCGGCTTCAGCAGAGCAACTCCAGCACGGCTTTGTTCTAGAAGAATTGATAGAACTTTATACCGAAGTCTCTTGTATTGTGGCGACGGACTCCAATGGAGATCAGGTTGCGTTTCCGGTCATCGAGAATTTTCACAAACATCACGTCTTAGACCTGAGCATCTTGCCTGCAGAGATTCCCCGAAACCTTGCAGATTTGGTCACCGAGACAGCAAAAGAAACCGCAAGGCTTTTAGGCAGCCCCGGGCTCATCACAGTGGAGTTCTTTGTGACTCAAGTGAAACCGCGCGGACCTCATCGTAGCGCGGATGGCTTCTATCTTCTGATCAACGAGATCGCTCCACGACCGCACAATTCTGGGCATCTCACTCGTTGTGGCACGAGCATCAGCCAATTCGATGCGCTGGCTCGTATTCTCGTGGGCATTCCTCTTGTGGAACCAACTCTCGCAAACGCATCGGGTACTTGGGCAATGTGCAATCTGCTCTCCGATCTCTGGTTGCCTTCAAAGACCCTCAACACCGACGCGCTCAGAGCCTTCCCCAACATCCATGAGTTCTTTCTATACGGAAAAGATCCGACCCGCCCGAAACGAAAAATGGGACACGTAATCACTCATGAACCAAACGCCGAGTCGGCTCGCAAGAACATGGATGAACTCCGCGCTCACCTAAGTTCGAGCGCACGTTGA
- the purE gene encoding 5-(carboxyamino)imidazole ribonucleotide mutase: MNKVAIIMGSDSDYATMQHAEDILRDFGVDYSIEVVSAHRTPDRMYEFATHAHQDGVAIIIAGAGGAAHLPGMVSALTHLPVLGVPIESKALSGMDSLLSIVQMPAGVPTATFAIGKAGATNAALFAIQILSAHHPELLEKIRDYRRDRHDSAIKSSENVRRRFEDA, from the coding sequence ATGAATAAGGTCGCCATTATCATGGGGAGTGATTCCGACTATGCGACCATGCAGCACGCAGAAGACATTCTCCGAGACTTCGGCGTGGACTACAGCATCGAGGTCGTTTCGGCCCACCGCACCCCCGATAGAATGTACGAATTCGCCACCCACGCTCACCAGGATGGTGTTGCGATCATCATCGCAGGGGCAGGCGGAGCAGCTCACCTTCCGGGCATGGTTTCGGCACTCACGCACCTTCCGGTTCTGGGCGTCCCAATCGAATCCAAAGCGTTGAGCGGCATGGACAGCTTGCTCTCAATCGTTCAGATGCCTGCGGGTGTCCCCACCGCGACCTTCGCGATTGGAAAGGCCGGTGCCACAAATGCCGCGCTTTTTGCCATCCAGATACTCTCCGCACACCATCCCGAACTCCTTGAAAAAATAAGAGACTATCGACGCGACCGCCACGACTCCGCTATAAAGAGTAGCGAGAATGTTAGACGGCGCTTCGAGGACGCGTGA